The genomic stretch TCGGGAGCTTGATCAAAACCCTAGCCACCACATCCGAATCGATGATCGAGACATACAGCAAAGATCTGAAGGAATTTGGGTCGGGTCTCAGAAAGGAATCTGATATCATCCGCGAAGCCGCGACCAGAGCTGTGAAGGAGCTCCCGGCGTCAATCGAAGCCGGAACTTTGGCGGCCCACGGCGTCCTGAAGTCGACGGCTGAGATCATCTTGCAGGAGCCGCAGCTTTCGGATGGGGAGACCGAGACGCCGGAGATCAATCGGAGCTTGAATTTGGGGCGCTACAGTAGGTTCGAGGCGCAGCTGAGTGCGATCCAGACCGATTTGAATACGTTCTCTCAGGAGCCTGATGATTTGGAGGACTACGATAAGTGGAGATCGAGCTTTAACCTTGATGAAAAGAGTGGCGAGATCGAGGGTTTGATTGGGGAGAATGGGGCTCTGGATGCTAATTTTAGAAAGATTGTGCCAAATGTAGTTGATCATGATACGTTTTGGTGTAGGTATTTCTACAGAGTGGATAAGCTCGAGCAGCAGGAGAAGTTCCGAGCTAATCTTGTGAAGAGGGCGATATCGGTGGATGAAGAGGACGATGAGCTGTCATGggatgttgatgatgatgaggagaaGGATGGTGGGAAGGGGAAGGGCGTCAGTGATGATGGGAACTCGATTCCTGGTGAGAAAGGAGGGAGTTTGACCGGTGAATTGCAGGAAGGAGGCAAGGCCACTGCGGATGATTTGTATGAGAGAGAAACCACGTCTGATAAAGAGACAAGTGTCAAAGAGAAATCTGAGGAAAGTGTCAAAGAGAAATCTGATGAGAATGTGGGTGTCAAAGGCGAAGCTGCACAATTGGTGAAGCATGAGGTGAAGACGGAGGAAGAAGATATCGAGTGGGATGAAATTGAGGACATTGGAAGTGACAATGACAAGAAAGATTCGATTGGTGAGAGGCCGAACAGAGAAGAACTGAGGAAGCAGCTCAGTGCTGCAGATGATGCTGAGGATTTGAGTTGGGATATTGAGGATGATGATGTGCCAGTGAAATCTTGATGGCTGCAACGAGGTGATACAATGGCTTCCTTCGTCGGGCTAAAGCTGTTGGATCGGAAAATGAATGGGATAACAAAGAATGATTCCGTTGAAGCTACCTACCAAGTAAATATTTGGATATGTGATTTTTTCCAAACTGATGAAATGTGTTTTAATTCTTTGCTGTTACTCTTCATGTGAAAGTGAAAGTATGCTGTAATTGCCTTTCTTTATGTGGCTCAATAAAGTATTCGTTGATGAAGAATTGTAAACCTCTATTTTAAGATGTTATAAAATTTATGTTTCTgtcttgaatttgaatttagaTTGCTGACAAAAAAGGATAACTTTCGAAATCCCAAAATAAGATTCAACCTGAAGATAAACAAGTTGATACAACACTGAACTCTCTCTTGCCTATTCTAAACCTCAACTTCAACTTCAACTTCAACAGTGggaaattaaaaatttctaaTTCTAAACCAATTTGAATAGAAGCGGAGTAAAACCTAGCGAAGCACCAACTCATTCCCAGCTGgaaaaattgcttctttaaAGTATATAAGCAATAGCAAAATTCAACTTAAAAAATCTCTAGAGCATACAAAACTCACAGCACCAATCCTCAACTCTGTGTATCTAGAGTGGAAGGAAGAGGAAGAAACCGCTGTCTCTGTGCGCGCGGTGGGAGGTGCTTTGCAGGTTTGGGCAACCCGACACTCCATGGAAGGAAAACCCCGGTGCCACCACGTGGGGTACCTCCAGGGCTGATAGCCATTGGGCTCACTGGGGCGAGCATCACAACAGGAGACTGCAGAAAGCCACATTTGGGGATTCCATCAAAAGTCTCGTAGCTATCTTGCATGGTGTATGGAGCTGTGAGCCCTTGTTGCCATATGTTCATGGATTCGAAACTACTCTCTGCCTCGACCCGTCTGAGACTCCTCACCCTGAAGAAAGAAATGCTCACCCTTCTATTTTGAGAGGAGCACATAGCATGCCTAGCTGTGTCTGAACTATTTCTTCTCATCACTAAAAGAGACCTGAAAAGTGAAAATGACCAAAACTGAACTTGTAGATTTTTCTTATAATAAATGTGCACCATGCCAGAAGCAACGGCTTAGTTTTAGCATAAGTAAAACCACACAGACTTAGATTTTACAAAATCAAAGCTCAAGGCTCAATTGAAAGAACAGACAAGAGATGAAATGAGATTCAATGTTCACAAATAAAAGTGCAGGAACTACACACCCTTCCTTGAGAGAGAGGGTGAGGGGTCCTTTGTAGTTTCCTTCACTATCACTGAAGAGTGTTCGGCCGAATGCCATTGTTGATTCTGAGAGCAGCAAGATGGAGAGGGGCTGGTCCAAGTGAGGTGGTTTCAGAAAAGGGTGAGAATACTCTCCCTGCACAAATCAACAAGCTATTCTAGTTCATAATCTTCCTATTAGTACAGATATGTAATGAGGCTCTCACTAAAATATTGGCATTCTTAGTGCATTCGCTATTTGAATTATCAAAAATGCGTGGTGGAAAGATAAAAGACGAAGCTGAGGGATATGTACCTCGTCAAAGAAGTTTATGATGCAGCTATTGGGTTTCCTGTTCTCTGGAATCAGATGCCACTGAATCAAGTGATCGATCACATCCTGAATAAGAGCTGGAATCGGCTGAATGTAGCCTGTTTCACGTCGTAGAATGCTTCTTTGTAAATAAAAGACTGACATAAAAAAGTAGTTTATGCATTTGAATGCAAACTTGGCATACTCTTTTGAAATTTATCAGTTGCATCTTCTTTAATCTGCCCAAAAATGGGAACCCCAAGCTGGATCAACTCTCTCTTGTTCCCTTTTACATGCTGATTGTATAAAATGTAGGTGTCTCCTGAAATCAGTACGAAACATTTGATAAGAAATCTCTACAACGTGCAAATTTAGATCAGATGCACAATGTTTGTCAATAAAGTAAATATGAATAACCAAATCTGCTCAAGCAAACCTATAGAAGATGCCCTTTAAAATCTCAATTCATAACTTCTGGccgcaaaagaaaaaaaaatctagttTAACGCCAAAAGAATAACAAGATCTACCGGAGAGTTCACCATCCCGACCAGCCAAACGGAGTTCGTTGACAAAGTCACCCAACTTTGAGAGCTCAGCACCAGTGAATATGTCTTGGTACAACTTGAGGCCTCTAACAACGTTTACCTGTCAACCCATTAAATAGGTACGATGATCAGAAGATGCTCGTTGCATGTGCTGTGCGCGTGAAACAGACACATATACACATGAGAAAGAGACTTGCCATTTGCCCCTTGACTGGCTCTTTCGCCACAAACCCTTTCGTCATCTTGATCTGGGCTTGGCGCGCCTCACATTCGTCGTGGTTAGAACATAATATCTGCAGCTCTTGGGATCCTGCAGTCCATAATATGAAAAGAGATTGCAACGGTGAATAACAAATCAACATTGCTTTACTCATGTTTCATTCTACAGATCTTCCTTTTCATGCAAGCACAAACATTATCAAGATTACAGCTTTAGGAAATGAATGCCTGATCCAGAATTTATAGCTCACTCAAATCAGTGAAATCGTTACAATGCTCGAAAATCCATCACttaatcaaatagtagtataGATATAATGATGAAATTTGGAGGAAATCAATCACAAAATCGATAGTAATTACCTGAATCAGTGTAATCACTTTCCGGCGAATCGACCACCGTCGCGCCGCCGTCTTCAGCCAACGTTTCGCCGGCGGCATTATCAGTACCGTCGACGCACTCCTTTAAAACGGACGTAGGCTCCCGCTTCTTCTCGGCGACTTTCTCGAGCTCGGCGACGACATCAACAATGGGGTAGTACTTCTGCATCTGAAGGATCGGAACCCAATTGAGGCGCCTGTGATGAATCGCGGAGTAGACAGATCCGTAATCGGCGACTCCGGCGATGGTCTCGAGCTCCTGCAGGTGGCTGCAGAGGGCGTCGATGATGGCGTTGGCTGCCGCGAACTCGCCGCGGAACCAGGCGATGATGGCGTCCTTGGCGAAGACCTCCGGCACTGCCGCGGAGAGGAGCTGCGGGACCACCATGGGCTTCGCCGGAGCCCGGTC from Salvia splendens isolate huo1 chromosome 4, SspV2, whole genome shotgun sequence encodes the following:
- the LOC121801307 gene encoding BSD domain-containing protein 1-like, which translates into the protein MNFFKSVILDDEEPQSPRQSNLDSALTPPAEDPTPNDGWSFGSLIKTLATTSESMIETYSKDLKEFGSGLRKESDIIREAATRAVKELPASIEAGTLAAHGVLKSTAEIILQEPQLSDGETETPEINRSLNLGRYSRFEAQLSAIQTDLNTFSQEPDDLEDYDKWRSSFNLDEKSGEIEGLIGENGALDANFRKIVPNVVDHDTFWCRYFYRVDKLEQQEKFRANLVKRAISVDEEDDELSWDVDDDEEKDGGKGKGVSDDGNSIPGEKGGSLTGELQEGGKATADDLYERETTSDKETSVKEKSEESVKEKSDENVGVKGEAAQLVKHEVKTEEEDIEWDEIEDIGSDNDKKDSIGERPNREELRKQLSAADDAEDLSWDIEDDDVPVKS
- the LOC121799899 gene encoding RNA demethylase ALKBH10B-like, which translates into the protein MAPAAGVLLQGDRAPAKPMVVPQLLSAAVPEVFAKDAIIAWFRGEFAAANAIIDALCSHLQELETIAGVADYGSVYSAIHHRRLNWVPILQMQKYYPIVDVVAELEKVAEKKREPTSVLKECVDGTDNAAGETLAEDGGATVVDSPESDYTDSGSQELQILCSNHDECEARQAQIKMTKGFVAKEPVKGQMVNVVRGLKLYQDIFTGAELSKLGDFVNELRLAGRDGELSGDTYILYNQHVKGNKRELIQLGVPIFGQIKEDATDKFQKSYIQPIPALIQDVIDHLIQWHLIPENRKPNSCIINFFDEGEYSHPFLKPPHLDQPLSILLLSESTMAFGRTLFSDSEGNYKGPLTLSLKEGSLLVMRRNSSDTARHAMCSSQNRRVSISFFRVRSLRRVEAESSFESMNIWQQGLTAPYTMQDSYETFDGIPKCGFLQSPVVMLAPVSPMAISPGGTPRGGTGVFLPWSVGLPKPAKHLPPRAQRQRFLPLPSTLDTQS